Proteins from one Diprion similis isolate iyDipSimi1 chromosome 3, iyDipSimi1.1, whole genome shotgun sequence genomic window:
- the LOC124404628 gene encoding histone deacetylase 6 isoform X1, which produces MTDANAGGNNLFTAARQLAESEIHLIQVIEGTRKSNRKVAQSNMTTTVKNTGGKKSAKSLSARPSAALVAAKQVAAERKLVHSKKSGNTILRDIYQKAMDAQTITRGETGLVWDWSMEEHRCLWDSTYPECPERFTRIMERCKDLGLISRCRAIEVRDATHEEILLKHTQQHIDMLKKTAQCKDEETLESLASKYDSIYIHPSTYRLSLLAVGSTINLLESICRKKVQNGMAIIRPPGHHAMKAEYCGYCYFNNVAIAAQKMLDDNLASRILIVDWDVHHGQATQQMFYNDPRVVYFSIHRYEHAEFWPNLRESNYDYVGEKKGTGYNFNVPLNKTGMTNADYIAIFQQLLLPMAYEFQPDLVIVSAGYDAALGCPEFCPDIVIVSAGFDSAIGDEKGEMNVTPACYAHLLHPLMGLAGGKVAVVLEGGYCLKSLAEGAALTLRALLGDPCPMLHPLEKPSHSIQETILNVIYAHKTYWSCYQYQDTYSLHVPANSIEEKNNRHLPNIVFKSPEPKPETYETRNCYPVPSAELAAEFDTKLNLLIEFTNLNKAPNKVCIVYDDRMLCHTNIVDNTHPEKPERISGIFAKHEEYGFLKRCHLLQGRLATEEELSLAHSKTYIETMKKTASTKLRDLNKQASDLKSVYLHTETWKSACVSTGCLLQVVDSVLTGKSQSGLAIVRPPGHHAERDMACGFCIFNNAAVAARYAVKNYNLKRVLIVDWDVHHGNGTQSILEADPQILYISIHRYDNAGFFPNSKRANYTVTGTGPGEGYNVNIPWNKKGMGDPEYIASFQQVVMPIAYQFNPELILVSAGFDACIGDPLGGCNVSPEAYGHFTHWLSSLANGRVILSLEGGYNVSSISYASLMCTKALLGDPLAMIDSQQPPSSSAVNSINNVLRTHKQYWPNLMFQKSLPKENVLPKLKSATSRNKSEKRRGASRKTSESKIVFEDIESEKLEISLPIDKFSLNTVTDEEINKLQNEIENLKIKNFASDSPDLEASGRRDIHSGIPKQHGEINEANYGRTCVNPNQNQGSSGRGSDRRNDEGGQSGSSEGNNDLSGAAGAAGGSSLMQYLSENMQALVDGEMFAIVPLRDCPHLPTVEEVPAGGIDVRAPCQECNSTAENWICLQCYTVHCARSINQHAVTHGEETQHPMTLSFSDLSVWCYGCEAYIDNPRLYAARNAAHRSKFNQDLPWTYNNLEIA; this is translated from the exons ATG ACAGACGCAAATGCAGGTGGGAACAATCTGTTTACTGCCGCTAGACAATTGGCAGAGAGTGAAATACATCTGATCCAGGTGATAGAAGGGACCAGAAAAAGTAACAGAAAAGTTGCACAAAGCAACATGACCACTACAGTGAAAAATACTGGCGGtaaaaaatcagccaaatcGTTGAGC GCCAGGCCTTCGGCGGCGTTGGTGGCAGCGAAGCAAGTTGCAGCAGAGCGAAAGCTCGTCCATTCGAAAAAATCTGGAAACACTATCCTCAGAGACATTTACCAGAAAGCCATGGATGCCCAGACAATTACGCGTGGCGAAACGGGTCTTGTTTGGGATTGGTCGATGGAAGAACACCGGTGTCTTTGGGATTCGACATATCCGGAATGCCCTGAGAGGTTCACAAGGATTATGGAAAGATGCAAAGACTTGGGTTTGATCAGTCGCTGCAGGGCTATAGAAGTGCGCGACGCCACTCACGAAGAAATATTACTCAAACACACACAGCAGCATATTGATATGCTGAAAAAAACTGCGCAGTGCAAAGATGAGGAGACTCTTGAATCATTGGCTTCAAAATATGACTCTATTTACATCCATCCT TCAACTTATAGATTATCGCTGCTGGCTGTTGGCTCGACGATAAATTTGCTGGAAAgtatatgtagaaaaaaagtacaaaacgGGATGGCTATAATCAg ACCCCCAGGTCATCACGCAATGAAGGCCGAATATTGTGGCTACTGTTACTTCAACAACGTGGCTATTGCTGCACAGAAAATGCTTGATGATAATTTGGCAAGCAGAATATTAATTGTTGACTGGGACGTTCACCACGGACAAGCGACTCAACAAATGTTTTACAATGATCCGAG AGTCGTTTACTTTTCCATCCATCGATATGAACATGCCGAGTTTTGGCCGAATCTTAGGGAATCTAATTACGACTATgtcggagagaaaaaagggaCAGGTTACAATTTCAACGTTCCCTTGAACAAAACCGGAATGACAAATGCTGACTATATCGCCATATTTCAACAGCTCCTTCTTCCAATGGCTTATGAG TTTCAACCGGACCTTGTTATTGTCTCAGCTGGTTACGACGCAGCGCTCGGCTGCCCTGAG TTTTGTCCTGACATTGTCATTGTGTCTGCCGGATTCGATTCAGCAATTGGCGATGAGAAG gGTGAGATGAACGTGACGCCAGCTTGTTACGCTCATCTTTTGCATCCGTTGATGGGTTTAGCTGGTGGTAAAGTTGCGGTTGTGTTGGAG ggtGGCTATTGCCTAAAATCTCTAGCAGAAGGAGCTGCGTTAACTTTAAGAGCATTACTCGGAGATCCTTGCCCAATGTTGCATCCGCTAGAAAAACCATCTCACAG CATACAGGAAACTATTCTGAATGTCATATATGCCCACAAAACTTATTGGAGTTGTTACCAATATCAAGACACGTACAGCTTACATGTTCCAGCAAATAGTATCGAGGAAAAGAACAACAGACACCTGCCCAACATTGTTTTCAA AAGTCCAGAGCCTAAACCAGAGACTTACGAGACTCGAAACTGTTATCCAGTTCCGAGTGCAGAATTAGCTGCAGAGTTCGACACGAAGTTAAATTTATTGATCGAAT TTACAAATTTGAACAAAGCGCCAAACAAAGTCTGCATCGTGTATGACGACAGAATGCTCTGTCATACAAATATTGTGGATAATACCCACCCAGAAAAGCCCGAGAGAATATCAGGAATTTTTGCCAAACATGAAGAATATGGATTTCTCAAACGATGCCATTTGCTCCAA GGAAGACTGGCAACGGAGGAAGAGCTGTCGCTAGCCCATTCGAAGACGTATATTGAGACGATGAAGAAAACCGCATCAACAAAGCTGAGAGATCTAAATAAGCAGGCGTCTGATTTAAAGTCGGTCTACCTTCACACCGAGACATGGAAGAGCGCCTGTGTTTCTACCGGATGTTTGCTTCAAGTTGTGGATAGCGTTTTGACTGGGAAGAGCCAGTCAGGCTTGGCAATTGTCAGGCCGCCGGGGCATCACGCGGAACGAGATATGGCCTGTGGATTCTGTATATTTAACAACGCAGCTGTCGCTGCAAGATATgctgttaaaaattataacttgAAGAG GGTGTTGATAGTCGATTGGGACGTTCACCACGGCAATGGAACGCAGAGTATTTTGGAAGCAGATCCTCAGATCCTGTATATATCTATTCATCGTTACGACAACGCCGGTTTCTTCCCGAATTCGAAGCGGGCGAATTACACAGTGACTGGAACTGGTCCGGGAGAAGGATATAATGTGAACATACCTTGGAACAAAAAAGGAATGGGAGACCCAGAGTACATAGCGAGCTTTCAACAAGTCGTCATGCCGATTGCGTACCAATTCAATCCGGAGCTGATCCTGGTTTCCGCCGGTTTCGATGCCTGCATCGGAGACCCTTTGGGAG GATGCAACGTCTCACCGGAAGCTTATGGCCATTTCACTCACTGGCTAAGTTCTTTGGCAAACGGTCGAGTCATTCTATCGCTCGAAGGTGGCTACAACGTCAGTTCGATTTCCTACGCATCTTTAATGTGTACGAAAGCTCTGCTTGGAGATCCATTGGCGATGATTGATTCCCAACAACCGCCATCTTCAAGCGCTGTAAATTCGATCAACAACGTGTTACGAACGCACAAGCAATACTGGCCAAATTTAATGTTCCAAAAATCTTTGCCGAAAGAAAATGTCCTCCCGAAACTGAAATCTGCCACGTCTCGTAATAAATCAGAGAAACGTCGCGGCGCTTCCAGAAAAACATCTGAGTCTAAGATCGTGTTTGAAGATATCGAATCCGAAAAATTGGAGATCTCTTTGCCAATCGATAAATTCAGCCTGAACACAGTCACGGATGAGGAAATAAACAAGTTGCAGaatgagattgaaaatttaaagataaaaaattttgcaagcgATTCTCCCGATCTTGAAGCTTCAGGAAGGCGTGACATTCATTCAGGAATCCCGAAACAGCATGGCGAAATCAATG AAGCAAATTACGGCAGAACCTGCGTCAATCCTAATCAAAATCAAGGATCTTCTGGGAGAGGATCTGATAGACGAAATGACGAAGGTGGTCAGAGTGGAAGCTCAGAAGGAAATAATGATTTAAGCGGTGCTGCTGGCGCAGCAGGAGGGAGTAGCCTGATGCAGTATCTTTCGGAAAACATGCAG GCATTGGTAGATGGTGAAATGTTTGCGATCGTCCCGCTACGAGATTGTCCTCACTTACCGACTGTTGAAGAAGTGCCAGCGGGTGGAATCGACGTTCGAGCTCCTTGCCAAGAGTGCAATAGCACTGCAGAGAACTGGATCTGCCTACAGTGTTACACGGTACACTGTGCAAGAAGTATCAATCAGCATGCAGTTACTCACGGTGAGGAGACGCAGCATCCAATGACGCTGAGCTTTAGCGATTTGTCCGTATGGTGTTACGGTTGCGAAGCATACATCGACAACCCT CGACTTTACGCAGCGAGAAACGCGGCCCATCGAAGTAAATTCAATCAAGACTTACCTTGGACTTATAACAATTTGGAAATAGCTTAA
- the LOC124404628 gene encoding histone deacetylase 6 isoform X3 translates to MTDANAGGNNLFTAARQLAESEIHLIQVIEGTRKSNRKVAQSNMTTTVKNTGGKKSAKSLSARPSAALVAAKQVAAERKLVHSKKSGNTILRDIYQKAMDAQTITRGETGLVWDWSMEEHRCLWDSTYPECPERFTRIMERCKDLGLISRCRAIEVRDATHEEILLKHTQQHIDMLKKTAQCKDEETLESLASKYDSIYIHPSTYRLSLLAVGSTINLLESICRKKVQNGMAIIRPPGHHAMKAEYCGYCYFNNVAIAAQKMLDDNLASRILIVDWDVHHGQATQQMFYNDPRVVYFSIHRYEHAEFWPNLRESNYDYVGEKKGTGYNFNVPLNKTGMTNADYIAIFQQLLLPMAYEFCPDIVIVSAGFDSAIGDEKGEMNVTPACYAHLLHPLMGLAGGKVAVVLEGGYCLKSLAEGAALTLRALLGDPCPMLHPLEKPSHSIQETILNVIYAHKTYWSCYQYQDTYSLHVPANSIEEKNNRHLPNIVFKSPEPKPETYETRNCYPVPSAELAAEFDTKLNLLIEFTNLNKAPNKVCIVYDDRMLCHTNIVDNTHPEKPERISGIFAKHEEYGFLKRCHLLQGRLATEEELSLAHSKTYIETMKKTASTKLRDLNKQASDLKSVYLHTETWKSACVSTGCLLQVVDSVLTGKSQSGLAIVRPPGHHAERDMACGFCIFNNAAVAARYAVKNYNLKRVLIVDWDVHHGNGTQSILEADPQILYISIHRYDNAGFFPNSKRANYTVTGTGPGEGYNVNIPWNKKGMGDPEYIASFQQVVMPIAYQFNPELILVSAGFDACIGDPLGGCNVSPEAYGHFTHWLSSLANGRVILSLEGGYNVSSISYASLMCTKALLGDPLAMIDSQQPPSSSAVNSINNVLRTHKQYWPNLMFQKSLPKENVLPKLKSATSRNKSEKRRGASRKTSESKIVFEDIESEKLEISLPIDKFSLNTVTDEEINKLQNEIENLKIKNFASDSPDLEASGRRDIHSGIPKQHGEINEANYGRTCVNPNQNQGSSGRGSDRRNDEGGQSGSSEGNNDLSGAAGAAGGSSLMQYLSENMQALVDGEMFAIVPLRDCPHLPTVEEVPAGGIDVRAPCQECNSTAENWICLQCYTVHCARSINQHAVTHGEETQHPMTLSFSDLSVWCYGCEAYIDNPRLYAARNAAHRSKFNQDLPWTYNNLEIA, encoded by the exons ATG ACAGACGCAAATGCAGGTGGGAACAATCTGTTTACTGCCGCTAGACAATTGGCAGAGAGTGAAATACATCTGATCCAGGTGATAGAAGGGACCAGAAAAAGTAACAGAAAAGTTGCACAAAGCAACATGACCACTACAGTGAAAAATACTGGCGGtaaaaaatcagccaaatcGTTGAGC GCCAGGCCTTCGGCGGCGTTGGTGGCAGCGAAGCAAGTTGCAGCAGAGCGAAAGCTCGTCCATTCGAAAAAATCTGGAAACACTATCCTCAGAGACATTTACCAGAAAGCCATGGATGCCCAGACAATTACGCGTGGCGAAACGGGTCTTGTTTGGGATTGGTCGATGGAAGAACACCGGTGTCTTTGGGATTCGACATATCCGGAATGCCCTGAGAGGTTCACAAGGATTATGGAAAGATGCAAAGACTTGGGTTTGATCAGTCGCTGCAGGGCTATAGAAGTGCGCGACGCCACTCACGAAGAAATATTACTCAAACACACACAGCAGCATATTGATATGCTGAAAAAAACTGCGCAGTGCAAAGATGAGGAGACTCTTGAATCATTGGCTTCAAAATATGACTCTATTTACATCCATCCT TCAACTTATAGATTATCGCTGCTGGCTGTTGGCTCGACGATAAATTTGCTGGAAAgtatatgtagaaaaaaagtacaaaacgGGATGGCTATAATCAg ACCCCCAGGTCATCACGCAATGAAGGCCGAATATTGTGGCTACTGTTACTTCAACAACGTGGCTATTGCTGCACAGAAAATGCTTGATGATAATTTGGCAAGCAGAATATTAATTGTTGACTGGGACGTTCACCACGGACAAGCGACTCAACAAATGTTTTACAATGATCCGAG AGTCGTTTACTTTTCCATCCATCGATATGAACATGCCGAGTTTTGGCCGAATCTTAGGGAATCTAATTACGACTATgtcggagagaaaaaagggaCAGGTTACAATTTCAACGTTCCCTTGAACAAAACCGGAATGACAAATGCTGACTATATCGCCATATTTCAACAGCTCCTTCTTCCAATGGCTTATGAG TTTTGTCCTGACATTGTCATTGTGTCTGCCGGATTCGATTCAGCAATTGGCGATGAGAAG gGTGAGATGAACGTGACGCCAGCTTGTTACGCTCATCTTTTGCATCCGTTGATGGGTTTAGCTGGTGGTAAAGTTGCGGTTGTGTTGGAG ggtGGCTATTGCCTAAAATCTCTAGCAGAAGGAGCTGCGTTAACTTTAAGAGCATTACTCGGAGATCCTTGCCCAATGTTGCATCCGCTAGAAAAACCATCTCACAG CATACAGGAAACTATTCTGAATGTCATATATGCCCACAAAACTTATTGGAGTTGTTACCAATATCAAGACACGTACAGCTTACATGTTCCAGCAAATAGTATCGAGGAAAAGAACAACAGACACCTGCCCAACATTGTTTTCAA AAGTCCAGAGCCTAAACCAGAGACTTACGAGACTCGAAACTGTTATCCAGTTCCGAGTGCAGAATTAGCTGCAGAGTTCGACACGAAGTTAAATTTATTGATCGAAT TTACAAATTTGAACAAAGCGCCAAACAAAGTCTGCATCGTGTATGACGACAGAATGCTCTGTCATACAAATATTGTGGATAATACCCACCCAGAAAAGCCCGAGAGAATATCAGGAATTTTTGCCAAACATGAAGAATATGGATTTCTCAAACGATGCCATTTGCTCCAA GGAAGACTGGCAACGGAGGAAGAGCTGTCGCTAGCCCATTCGAAGACGTATATTGAGACGATGAAGAAAACCGCATCAACAAAGCTGAGAGATCTAAATAAGCAGGCGTCTGATTTAAAGTCGGTCTACCTTCACACCGAGACATGGAAGAGCGCCTGTGTTTCTACCGGATGTTTGCTTCAAGTTGTGGATAGCGTTTTGACTGGGAAGAGCCAGTCAGGCTTGGCAATTGTCAGGCCGCCGGGGCATCACGCGGAACGAGATATGGCCTGTGGATTCTGTATATTTAACAACGCAGCTGTCGCTGCAAGATATgctgttaaaaattataacttgAAGAG GGTGTTGATAGTCGATTGGGACGTTCACCACGGCAATGGAACGCAGAGTATTTTGGAAGCAGATCCTCAGATCCTGTATATATCTATTCATCGTTACGACAACGCCGGTTTCTTCCCGAATTCGAAGCGGGCGAATTACACAGTGACTGGAACTGGTCCGGGAGAAGGATATAATGTGAACATACCTTGGAACAAAAAAGGAATGGGAGACCCAGAGTACATAGCGAGCTTTCAACAAGTCGTCATGCCGATTGCGTACCAATTCAATCCGGAGCTGATCCTGGTTTCCGCCGGTTTCGATGCCTGCATCGGAGACCCTTTGGGAG GATGCAACGTCTCACCGGAAGCTTATGGCCATTTCACTCACTGGCTAAGTTCTTTGGCAAACGGTCGAGTCATTCTATCGCTCGAAGGTGGCTACAACGTCAGTTCGATTTCCTACGCATCTTTAATGTGTACGAAAGCTCTGCTTGGAGATCCATTGGCGATGATTGATTCCCAACAACCGCCATCTTCAAGCGCTGTAAATTCGATCAACAACGTGTTACGAACGCACAAGCAATACTGGCCAAATTTAATGTTCCAAAAATCTTTGCCGAAAGAAAATGTCCTCCCGAAACTGAAATCTGCCACGTCTCGTAATAAATCAGAGAAACGTCGCGGCGCTTCCAGAAAAACATCTGAGTCTAAGATCGTGTTTGAAGATATCGAATCCGAAAAATTGGAGATCTCTTTGCCAATCGATAAATTCAGCCTGAACACAGTCACGGATGAGGAAATAAACAAGTTGCAGaatgagattgaaaatttaaagataaaaaattttgcaagcgATTCTCCCGATCTTGAAGCTTCAGGAAGGCGTGACATTCATTCAGGAATCCCGAAACAGCATGGCGAAATCAATG AAGCAAATTACGGCAGAACCTGCGTCAATCCTAATCAAAATCAAGGATCTTCTGGGAGAGGATCTGATAGACGAAATGACGAAGGTGGTCAGAGTGGAAGCTCAGAAGGAAATAATGATTTAAGCGGTGCTGCTGGCGCAGCAGGAGGGAGTAGCCTGATGCAGTATCTTTCGGAAAACATGCAG GCATTGGTAGATGGTGAAATGTTTGCGATCGTCCCGCTACGAGATTGTCCTCACTTACCGACTGTTGAAGAAGTGCCAGCGGGTGGAATCGACGTTCGAGCTCCTTGCCAAGAGTGCAATAGCACTGCAGAGAACTGGATCTGCCTACAGTGTTACACGGTACACTGTGCAAGAAGTATCAATCAGCATGCAGTTACTCACGGTGAGGAGACGCAGCATCCAATGACGCTGAGCTTTAGCGATTTGTCCGTATGGTGTTACGGTTGCGAAGCATACATCGACAACCCT CGACTTTACGCAGCGAGAAACGCGGCCCATCGAAGTAAATTCAATCAAGACTTACCTTGGACTTATAACAATTTGGAAATAGCTTAA
- the LOC124404628 gene encoding histone deacetylase 6 isoform X2 — MTDANAGGNNLFTAARQLAESEIHLIQVIEGTRKSNRKVAQSNMTTTVKNTGGKKSAKSLSARPSAALVAAKQVAAERKLVHSKKSGNTILRDIYQKAMDAQTITRGETGLVWDWSMEEHRCLWDSTYPECPERFTRIMERCKDLGLISRCRAIEVRDATHEEILLKHTQQHIDMLKKTAQCKDEETLESLASKYDSIYIHPSTYRLSLLAVGSTINLLESICRKKVQNGMAIIRPPGHHAMKAEYCGYCYFNNVAIAAQKMLDDNLASRILIVDWDVHHGQATQQMFYNDPRVVYFSIHRYEHAEFWPNLRESNYDYVGEKKGTGYNFNVPLNKTGMTNADYIAIFQQLLLPMAYEFQPDLVIVSAGYDAALGCPEGEMNVTPACYAHLLHPLMGLAGGKVAVVLEGGYCLKSLAEGAALTLRALLGDPCPMLHPLEKPSHSIQETILNVIYAHKTYWSCYQYQDTYSLHVPANSIEEKNNRHLPNIVFKSPEPKPETYETRNCYPVPSAELAAEFDTKLNLLIEFTNLNKAPNKVCIVYDDRMLCHTNIVDNTHPEKPERISGIFAKHEEYGFLKRCHLLQGRLATEEELSLAHSKTYIETMKKTASTKLRDLNKQASDLKSVYLHTETWKSACVSTGCLLQVVDSVLTGKSQSGLAIVRPPGHHAERDMACGFCIFNNAAVAARYAVKNYNLKRVLIVDWDVHHGNGTQSILEADPQILYISIHRYDNAGFFPNSKRANYTVTGTGPGEGYNVNIPWNKKGMGDPEYIASFQQVVMPIAYQFNPELILVSAGFDACIGDPLGGCNVSPEAYGHFTHWLSSLANGRVILSLEGGYNVSSISYASLMCTKALLGDPLAMIDSQQPPSSSAVNSINNVLRTHKQYWPNLMFQKSLPKENVLPKLKSATSRNKSEKRRGASRKTSESKIVFEDIESEKLEISLPIDKFSLNTVTDEEINKLQNEIENLKIKNFASDSPDLEASGRRDIHSGIPKQHGEINEANYGRTCVNPNQNQGSSGRGSDRRNDEGGQSGSSEGNNDLSGAAGAAGGSSLMQYLSENMQALVDGEMFAIVPLRDCPHLPTVEEVPAGGIDVRAPCQECNSTAENWICLQCYTVHCARSINQHAVTHGEETQHPMTLSFSDLSVWCYGCEAYIDNPRLYAARNAAHRSKFNQDLPWTYNNLEIA, encoded by the exons ATG ACAGACGCAAATGCAGGTGGGAACAATCTGTTTACTGCCGCTAGACAATTGGCAGAGAGTGAAATACATCTGATCCAGGTGATAGAAGGGACCAGAAAAAGTAACAGAAAAGTTGCACAAAGCAACATGACCACTACAGTGAAAAATACTGGCGGtaaaaaatcagccaaatcGTTGAGC GCCAGGCCTTCGGCGGCGTTGGTGGCAGCGAAGCAAGTTGCAGCAGAGCGAAAGCTCGTCCATTCGAAAAAATCTGGAAACACTATCCTCAGAGACATTTACCAGAAAGCCATGGATGCCCAGACAATTACGCGTGGCGAAACGGGTCTTGTTTGGGATTGGTCGATGGAAGAACACCGGTGTCTTTGGGATTCGACATATCCGGAATGCCCTGAGAGGTTCACAAGGATTATGGAAAGATGCAAAGACTTGGGTTTGATCAGTCGCTGCAGGGCTATAGAAGTGCGCGACGCCACTCACGAAGAAATATTACTCAAACACACACAGCAGCATATTGATATGCTGAAAAAAACTGCGCAGTGCAAAGATGAGGAGACTCTTGAATCATTGGCTTCAAAATATGACTCTATTTACATCCATCCT TCAACTTATAGATTATCGCTGCTGGCTGTTGGCTCGACGATAAATTTGCTGGAAAgtatatgtagaaaaaaagtacaaaacgGGATGGCTATAATCAg ACCCCCAGGTCATCACGCAATGAAGGCCGAATATTGTGGCTACTGTTACTTCAACAACGTGGCTATTGCTGCACAGAAAATGCTTGATGATAATTTGGCAAGCAGAATATTAATTGTTGACTGGGACGTTCACCACGGACAAGCGACTCAACAAATGTTTTACAATGATCCGAG AGTCGTTTACTTTTCCATCCATCGATATGAACATGCCGAGTTTTGGCCGAATCTTAGGGAATCTAATTACGACTATgtcggagagaaaaaagggaCAGGTTACAATTTCAACGTTCCCTTGAACAAAACCGGAATGACAAATGCTGACTATATCGCCATATTTCAACAGCTCCTTCTTCCAATGGCTTATGAG TTTCAACCGGACCTTGTTATTGTCTCAGCTGGTTACGACGCAGCGCTCGGCTGCCCTGAG gGTGAGATGAACGTGACGCCAGCTTGTTACGCTCATCTTTTGCATCCGTTGATGGGTTTAGCTGGTGGTAAAGTTGCGGTTGTGTTGGAG ggtGGCTATTGCCTAAAATCTCTAGCAGAAGGAGCTGCGTTAACTTTAAGAGCATTACTCGGAGATCCTTGCCCAATGTTGCATCCGCTAGAAAAACCATCTCACAG CATACAGGAAACTATTCTGAATGTCATATATGCCCACAAAACTTATTGGAGTTGTTACCAATATCAAGACACGTACAGCTTACATGTTCCAGCAAATAGTATCGAGGAAAAGAACAACAGACACCTGCCCAACATTGTTTTCAA AAGTCCAGAGCCTAAACCAGAGACTTACGAGACTCGAAACTGTTATCCAGTTCCGAGTGCAGAATTAGCTGCAGAGTTCGACACGAAGTTAAATTTATTGATCGAAT TTACAAATTTGAACAAAGCGCCAAACAAAGTCTGCATCGTGTATGACGACAGAATGCTCTGTCATACAAATATTGTGGATAATACCCACCCAGAAAAGCCCGAGAGAATATCAGGAATTTTTGCCAAACATGAAGAATATGGATTTCTCAAACGATGCCATTTGCTCCAA GGAAGACTGGCAACGGAGGAAGAGCTGTCGCTAGCCCATTCGAAGACGTATATTGAGACGATGAAGAAAACCGCATCAACAAAGCTGAGAGATCTAAATAAGCAGGCGTCTGATTTAAAGTCGGTCTACCTTCACACCGAGACATGGAAGAGCGCCTGTGTTTCTACCGGATGTTTGCTTCAAGTTGTGGATAGCGTTTTGACTGGGAAGAGCCAGTCAGGCTTGGCAATTGTCAGGCCGCCGGGGCATCACGCGGAACGAGATATGGCCTGTGGATTCTGTATATTTAACAACGCAGCTGTCGCTGCAAGATATgctgttaaaaattataacttgAAGAG GGTGTTGATAGTCGATTGGGACGTTCACCACGGCAATGGAACGCAGAGTATTTTGGAAGCAGATCCTCAGATCCTGTATATATCTATTCATCGTTACGACAACGCCGGTTTCTTCCCGAATTCGAAGCGGGCGAATTACACAGTGACTGGAACTGGTCCGGGAGAAGGATATAATGTGAACATACCTTGGAACAAAAAAGGAATGGGAGACCCAGAGTACATAGCGAGCTTTCAACAAGTCGTCATGCCGATTGCGTACCAATTCAATCCGGAGCTGATCCTGGTTTCCGCCGGTTTCGATGCCTGCATCGGAGACCCTTTGGGAG GATGCAACGTCTCACCGGAAGCTTATGGCCATTTCACTCACTGGCTAAGTTCTTTGGCAAACGGTCGAGTCATTCTATCGCTCGAAGGTGGCTACAACGTCAGTTCGATTTCCTACGCATCTTTAATGTGTACGAAAGCTCTGCTTGGAGATCCATTGGCGATGATTGATTCCCAACAACCGCCATCTTCAAGCGCTGTAAATTCGATCAACAACGTGTTACGAACGCACAAGCAATACTGGCCAAATTTAATGTTCCAAAAATCTTTGCCGAAAGAAAATGTCCTCCCGAAACTGAAATCTGCCACGTCTCGTAATAAATCAGAGAAACGTCGCGGCGCTTCCAGAAAAACATCTGAGTCTAAGATCGTGTTTGAAGATATCGAATCCGAAAAATTGGAGATCTCTTTGCCAATCGATAAATTCAGCCTGAACACAGTCACGGATGAGGAAATAAACAAGTTGCAGaatgagattgaaaatttaaagataaaaaattttgcaagcgATTCTCCCGATCTTGAAGCTTCAGGAAGGCGTGACATTCATTCAGGAATCCCGAAACAGCATGGCGAAATCAATG AAGCAAATTACGGCAGAACCTGCGTCAATCCTAATCAAAATCAAGGATCTTCTGGGAGAGGATCTGATAGACGAAATGACGAAGGTGGTCAGAGTGGAAGCTCAGAAGGAAATAATGATTTAAGCGGTGCTGCTGGCGCAGCAGGAGGGAGTAGCCTGATGCAGTATCTTTCGGAAAACATGCAG GCATTGGTAGATGGTGAAATGTTTGCGATCGTCCCGCTACGAGATTGTCCTCACTTACCGACTGTTGAAGAAGTGCCAGCGGGTGGAATCGACGTTCGAGCTCCTTGCCAAGAGTGCAATAGCACTGCAGAGAACTGGATCTGCCTACAGTGTTACACGGTACACTGTGCAAGAAGTATCAATCAGCATGCAGTTACTCACGGTGAGGAGACGCAGCATCCAATGACGCTGAGCTTTAGCGATTTGTCCGTATGGTGTTACGGTTGCGAAGCATACATCGACAACCCT CGACTTTACGCAGCGAGAAACGCGGCCCATCGAAGTAAATTCAATCAAGACTTACCTTGGACTTATAACAATTTGGAAATAGCTTAA